From one Lycium barbarum isolate Lr01 chromosome 6, ASM1917538v2, whole genome shotgun sequence genomic stretch:
- the LOC132599102 gene encoding protein DMR6-LIKE OXYGENASE 2-like: MEKVDESFFQETDHRPKQSTIEAEKIPLIDLSPVLTTDPSNTSSAITNLVSEIGDACKNWGFFQVINHGVPSTCRENIERASREFFLQPTEEKRKVSRDEDNPMGFYDTEHTKNVRDWKEVFDFVVENPTILPASHEPHDTKLKEMTNQWPNFPTNFREACEEYARGIEKLSYKLLELIALSLGLSSKRLNSYFKDQTSFMRLNYYPLCPIPDLALGVGRHKDSPALTVLAQDDVGGLEVKRKTDGEWIQVKPTLDAYIVNVGDIIQVWSNDRYESVEHRVVASSKKERFSIPFFFSPSHSVMVEPLEELISEQSPAKYKAYNWGKFNTTRNLSNFKKLNVENIQIYHFRIGDL, from the exons ATGGAAAAGGTTGATGAATCTTTTTTTCAAGAAACTGATCACAGGCCAAAACAAAGCACAATTGAAGCAGAAAAGATACCCTTAATTGATCTCTCTCCAGTTCTAACCACTGACCCTTCAAACACTTCTTCAGCAATTACAAATCTTGTATCAGAAATTGGTGATGCATGCAAGAACTGGGGTTTCTTTCAAGTAATCAACCATGGAGTTCCATCAACATGTCGCGAAAATATAGAGAGAGCATCAAGGGAATTCTTCTTGCAGCCTACTGAGGAGAAGAGGAAAGTGAGCAGAGACGAAGATAATCCTATGGGTTTTTATGATACAGAGCATACTAAAAATGTTAGGGATTGGAAAGAAGTTTTTGATTTTGTTGTCGAGAATCCAACTATTTTACCTGCTTCACATGAACCTCATGACACTAAACTTAAGGAGATGACCAATCAATGGCCTAATTTCCCTACTAATTTCAG GGAGGCATGTGAAGAATATGCTCGAGGTATTGAGAAACTGTCCTACAAGTTGCTAgaacttattgctctaagcttagGCCTGTCATCCAAAAGGCTCAATAGCTACTTTAAAGACCAAACAAGTTTTATGCGATTAAATTACTATCCGCTATGCCCAATTCCGGATTTGGCTTTGGGGGTTGGTCGGCACAAAGATTCTCCCGCCCTGACCGTCCTTGCTCAAGATGATGTTGGGGGCCTCGAGGTGAAACGCAAAACAGATGGCGAATGGATACAAGTTAAACCAACTCTAGATGCTTATATTGTTAATGTTGGTGACATAATTCAG gTTTGGAGCAATGACAGATATGAAAGCGTGGAACATAGGGTAGTAGCAAGCTCCAAGAAAGAGAGATTTTCTATTCCATTTTTCTTCAGCCCATCTCACTCTGTAATGGTGGAGCCTCTGGAGGAACTGATAAGTGAACAAAGTCCAGCAAAATACAAGGCTTACAACTGGGGAAAATTTAACACTACAAGAAACCTTAGTAATTTCAAGAAACTTAATGTTGAAAACATTCAAATATATCATTTTAGAATTGGTGACCTGTAA